One Sphingomonas limnosediminicola DNA segment encodes these proteins:
- a CDS encoding DUF3147 family protein, with product MLYLIIKAGLSGIIVAAVSEIARRYPGWGGLVASLPLTSLLAMLWLWRDTNDPERVAELSMGAFWFVLPSLPLFLVLPMLIRSGVGFWVSLAIVVMGTLALYALWFWAAPRLGIKL from the coding sequence GTGCTGTACTTGATCATCAAAGCCGGGCTGTCCGGAATCATCGTCGCCGCGGTCTCCGAGATCGCGCGGCGCTATCCCGGCTGGGGTGGACTCGTCGCGTCGCTGCCGCTGACGTCGCTGCTGGCAATGCTGTGGCTGTGGCGGGACACGAACGACCCTGAGCGAGTCGCCGAGCTATCGATGGGCGCCTTCTGGTTTGTCCTGCCTTCGCTGCCGCTGTTCCTGGTATTGCCGATGCTGATTCGGTCGGGGGTCGGGTTCTGGGTGAGCCTCGCGATCGTGGTCATGGGCACGCTGGCACTCTACGCCCTGTGGTTCTGGGCGGCGCCACGGCTGGGAATCAAGCTGTGA
- a CDS encoding Hsp33 family molecular chaperone HslO has translation MSEIELTTDAVLGVAIPSRNARGRIARLGPVIDAVLGSHSYPPLIERVLAEALTLTALLGSLLKEPDGQMTLQAQTQGGIIDLMVCDYLRGELRGYVRYDKEKLADGSVSPGLAELFGDGYLAITFDQPVSKERYQGIVPLEGKTLADAAQSYFAQSEQIPSLVRLVTQKRDGRWIAGGLLLQHLPEGEDGRERLHTRLDHPDWPHVAIMGGSVKSEELTDPALPLDHLLWRLFHEEEEVRTLAALPLSKGCRCDPAYVQSVIARFPAEERKDMVGDDGFIRVDCAFCSSSFALDPKDIA, from the coding sequence ATGTCCGAAATCGAACTTACGACCGACGCCGTGCTCGGCGTCGCCATTCCGTCGCGTAACGCGCGGGGGCGGATTGCCCGGCTTGGGCCCGTCATCGACGCGGTGCTGGGTAGTCACAGCTACCCTCCGCTGATCGAGCGCGTGCTGGCCGAGGCGCTGACGCTGACGGCATTGCTCGGCTCGCTGCTCAAGGAGCCGGACGGGCAAATGACGCTGCAGGCACAGACGCAGGGCGGGATCATCGACCTGATGGTCTGCGATTATCTGCGCGGCGAGCTGCGCGGCTATGTCCGCTACGACAAGGAGAAGCTGGCTGACGGGTCCGTGAGCCCGGGCCTCGCCGAGCTGTTCGGCGACGGCTATCTCGCGATCACCTTCGACCAGCCGGTTTCGAAGGAGCGCTATCAGGGCATCGTGCCGCTGGAGGGCAAGACGCTGGCCGACGCGGCGCAAAGCTATTTCGCACAGTCGGAGCAGATTCCGAGTCTCGTCCGGCTCGTGACCCAGAAGCGCGACGGGCGCTGGATCGCGGGCGGCCTGCTGCTCCAGCATTTGCCGGAAGGCGAGGACGGGCGCGAGCGGCTGCACACGCGGCTCGACCATCCCGACTGGCCCCACGTGGCGATCATGGGCGGGTCGGTAAAGAGTGAGGAGCTGACCGATCCCGCGCTTCCGCTGGACCATCTGCTGTGGCGGCTGTTCCACGAGGAGGAGGAAGTGCGCACGCTGGCGGCACTGCCGCTCAGCAAAGGGTGCCGTTGCGACCCGGCCTATGTGCAATCGGTGATCGCGCGCTTCCCGGCCGAAGAGCGCAAGGACATGGTCGGCGACGACGGCTTCATCCGGGTGGACTGCGCTTTTTGCTCGTCGAGCTTCGCGCTTGACCCGAAAGACATCGCCTGA
- a CDS encoding DUF3617 domain-containing protein, protein MAIAKLLGVAGAAIAGTLALTAAQRPSALFQAAPGLWEVSGVPGARGPLKQCLTDIAPLARFEHRNRSCSARVISDNASSTVVEYSCGAAGFGRSRIESITPRSLRIETQGIAQSLPFNYVIQARRVGDCSATASRH, encoded by the coding sequence ATGGCGATCGCTAAGCTTCTAGGCGTGGCCGGGGCCGCAATTGCAGGGACGCTGGCGCTGACCGCGGCGCAGCGGCCGTCGGCGTTATTCCAGGCTGCGCCTGGACTTTGGGAAGTCAGCGGGGTCCCCGGAGCCAGGGGGCCGCTGAAACAATGTCTGACCGACATCGCGCCGCTCGCGCGGTTCGAGCACCGCAACCGAAGCTGTTCGGCCAGGGTGATCAGCGACAACGCTTCATCGACGGTCGTCGAATATAGCTGCGGCGCGGCCGGCTTCGGGCGGAGCCGGATCGAGTCGATTACGCCGCGTTCGCTCCGGATCGAGACGCAGGGCATCGCCCAAAGTCTTCCGTTCAACTACGTGATTCAGGCGCGGCGCGTGGGCGATTGTTCCGCGACAGCCTCGCGCCATTAA
- the lipB gene encoding lipoyl(octanoyl) transferase LipB: protein MDPPDDIEWRVSEQPVPYEEALAFMNARAETIRAGTASECIWLLEHPPLFTAGTSADAAELFNPLDFPVYEAGRGGRYTYHGPGQRVGYVLLDLEKRGKDIRRFVHRLEGWIIDTLAELGVSAHPAPGRIGIWVGEGPSEAKIGALGVRVKRWVTLHGFSLNVDPDLSHFGGIIPCGIAEFGVTSLAEQGKQIGMSGVDAALKRRFPSFLNGLHDPCKVS, encoded by the coding sequence ATGGACCCGCCGGACGACATCGAGTGGCGCGTGAGCGAGCAACCCGTCCCCTATGAGGAGGCGCTCGCCTTCATGAATGCCCGCGCCGAGACGATACGCGCGGGCACGGCGAGCGAGTGCATCTGGCTGCTGGAGCATCCTCCGCTGTTCACCGCCGGCACGAGCGCCGACGCGGCCGAACTGTTCAATCCGCTCGATTTCCCCGTCTACGAAGCCGGCCGAGGCGGCCGCTACACCTATCACGGTCCCGGTCAGCGCGTCGGCTATGTCCTTCTCGACCTCGAAAAGCGCGGCAAGGACATTCGCCGTTTCGTTCACCGCCTCGAAGGCTGGATCATCGATACCCTCGCCGAGCTCGGCGTTTCCGCGCACCCCGCACCGGGCCGCATCGGCATCTGGGTCGGCGAAGGCCCAAGCGAAGCGAAGATCGGCGCGCTTGGCGTGCGGGTGAAGCGCTGGGTCACGCTTCACGGATTCTCGCTCAATGTCGATCCGGATCTGTCACATTTTGGCGGTATCATTCCTTGTGGCATCGCGGAATTCGGCGTGACCAGCCTCGCGGAGCAGGGGAAACAAATTGGCATGTCAGGTGTTGATGCGGCCCTGAAGCGTCGTTTCCCTTCATTTCTCAACGGGTTGCACGACCCCTGTAAAGTCTCTTGA
- the queE gene encoding 7-carboxy-7-deazaguanine synthase, which translates to MTYAVKECFLTLQGEGVQSGSRAVFLRFAGCNLWSGREQDRVTADCRFCDTDFVGTDGEGGGKFASADDLAGQIERLWGEGAAERLVVITGGEPMLQLDGALIDALHTRGFRVAVETNGTLPAAEGIDWICVSPKAGTKVVQRRGNELKLVWPQEGIDPAELEGWDFDNFLVQPMDCATREEAVQAAIRLAMERPTWRLSLQSHKLVGIQ; encoded by the coding sequence ATGACCTACGCCGTCAAGGAATGCTTCCTGACCCTTCAGGGCGAGGGCGTGCAGTCGGGCAGCCGAGCGGTGTTTCTGCGCTTTGCGGGGTGCAATCTGTGGTCGGGGCGCGAGCAGGACCGGGTCACGGCCGATTGTCGGTTCTGCGACACGGATTTCGTGGGGACGGACGGCGAGGGCGGGGGCAAGTTCGCCAGCGCGGACGACTTGGCCGGGCAGATCGAGCGCCTGTGGGGCGAGGGCGCGGCGGAGCGGCTAGTGGTCATCACCGGCGGCGAGCCGATGCTTCAGCTGGATGGTGCCCTGATCGATGCCTTGCATACGCGCGGCTTTCGGGTGGCGGTCGAGACGAATGGGACCCTTCCGGCGGCGGAAGGAATCGACTGGATTTGCGTAAGTCCGAAGGCGGGGACGAAGGTCGTGCAACGACGCGGCAACGAGCTGAAGCTGGTGTGGCCGCAAGAGGGGATCGATCCGGCCGAGCTCGAGGGCTGGGACTTCGACAATTTCCTGGTCCAGCCGATGGATTGCGCGACGCGCGAGGAGGCCGTCCAGGCGGCGATCAGGCTGGCGATGGAGCGGCCGACGTGGCGATTATCGCTCCAGTCTCACAAGCTGGTCGGGATTCAATAG
- the queC gene encoding 7-cyano-7-deazaguanine synthase QueC — protein MKTAVVLLSGGLDSMVCAGLAREAGFSVTALTIDYGQRHRVELDAARTIAARLADRHIVLPMDLRAFGGSALTSDVDVPKEGVGEGIPVTYVPARNTIFLSLALGLAEASGARDIYIGVNALDYSGYPDCRPEFVAEFERLANVATKAGVEGGRFTIHSPLQEMTKADIAREAERLGLDAALSHSCYDPLPDGRACGRCDACRLRAKGFADAGIKDPTAYA, from the coding sequence GTGAAGACGGCGGTCGTGCTTCTTTCCGGCGGGCTCGATTCGATGGTCTGCGCGGGGCTTGCGCGCGAGGCGGGCTTTTCGGTTACCGCGCTGACGATCGATTACGGCCAGCGGCATCGTGTTGAGCTGGACGCTGCGCGGACGATCGCGGCACGCCTGGCGGACCGGCACATCGTCCTGCCCATGGACCTCCGGGCATTCGGCGGCTCGGCGCTGACGAGCGATGTCGACGTGCCCAAAGAGGGCGTGGGCGAGGGCATTCCGGTTACCTACGTGCCGGCGCGCAACACGATTTTCCTCAGCCTTGCGCTCGGTCTCGCGGAGGCGAGCGGGGCCCGTGACATCTATATCGGGGTCAATGCGCTAGATTATTCGGGCTATCCCGATTGTCGGCCCGAGTTTGTCGCCGAGTTCGAACGGCTGGCGAATGTCGCGACGAAGGCGGGTGTCGAGGGTGGGCGCTTCACGATCCACTCGCCGCTGCAGGAGATGACCAAGGCGGACATTGCGCGGGAAGCGGAGCGTCTTGGGCTCGACGCGGCGCTTAGCCACAGCTGCTACGATCCGTTGCCGGACGGGCGCGCCTGCGGCCGTTGCGACGCGTGCCGCCTCCGCGCCAAAGGCTTTGCCGACGCGGGGATCAAGGACCCGACGGCTTACGCATGA